From Candidatus Woesearchaeota archaeon, a single genomic window includes:
- a CDS encoding helix-turn-helix domain-containing protein has translation MITDREMIEKLLSPSTLKILKLFINHDDQRYYLREVAKLTKVPPASTYRILQQLVDITILSVEQIKRFKLYSLNTEKTFFLSELLQDRKNAVAEFVNTIKEFDGVQMVVLHGKEEKDKANVLVIGTNLDTDSIKRNAVYMGEKFSFNIILLTLTPEQYNQMSSMGLYPGKKKILFEA, from the coding sequence ATGATAACAGATAGGGAGATGATTGAAAAGCTTCTTAGCCCTTCTACACTCAAAATTCTTAAGTTATTTATTAATCATGACGATCAAAGATATTATCTACGAGAGGTGGCTAAACTAACCAAGGTACCTCCTGCCAGTACGTACAGAATACTGCAACAACTTGTTGACATAACTATACTTAGTGTGGAACAGATAAAAAGGTTCAAATTATATTCTTTAAACACAGAAAAAACTTTTTTTCTATCAGAATTACTTCAAGACCGTAAAAATGCAGTTGCTGAGTTTGTGAACACTATTAAAGAGTTTGATGGTGTTCAAATGGTTGTTTTACACGGGAAAGAGGAAAAAGACAAAGCTAACGTTCTTGTTATTGGAACAAACCTAGATACTGATTCTATTAAACGAAATGCAGTCTATATGGGTGAGAAATTCAGTTTTAATATCATTTTGCTCACTTTAACACCTGAACAGTATAATCAAATGTCTTCTATGGGTCTATATCCTGGAAAAAAGAAGATATTATTTGAAGCATAA